AAGGTTGGCCCTGGCCTGAGCTCTGCGTCGACGGGCGGTAATGCAATTCAATTCAACGGAGCCTCGGCTCCATGGGATGACAAGGGAGAACCCATGAAAAGTTTGTTTGTAGCAGCAGTTCTGACGATTGCCGGTGCCGCCACAGCCTTCGGAGCGACGAGCCGGGCCGGGGTGGTGACCGTTGATGTGGACTTGTCGGCCCAGGAAAAGGGGAAAGAGGTGAAGCTCTGGCTCCCCTATCCGGTCACCGACGCCGACCAGTCCATAACCGGTATCAGCGTTTCGGGCGACTATGCCGAGTCCGGGGTTTACACCGACAAGGCCAATGGGACACCGATCCTCTATGCCCGGTGGAATAGCGACGCCACGAGCCGCAAGCTCTCCTTCGCCGTTGCCGCCGAGCGGCAGGAGGTGGTGCGGCGCGATTTCCCGAAGAAGGAAACCGCCTGGGACCCGGCCGATTACCGGCAATACCTGGCCCCCACGAGCCTCGGCCCCATTGACGGGAAGGTGAAGAAGCTGGCCGACTCCATCACCAAGGGCAAGAAGTCCGTTTTGGAGAAGGCGCGGGCCATCTACGACTGGACCTGCGACAACACCTACAGGGACCCCAACACCAGGGGCTGCGGCAAGGGTGACGTTTGCGCCCTGCTCCCGAAACCTGGTGGGAAATGTACCGACATCTCCTCGATCTTCGTCGCCCTCAGCCGCGCTGCCGGGGTGCCGTCCAGGGAAATCTTCGGCATCCGGCTCGGCAAAAAAGCTGAAGAAGATATCAGCACGTGGCAGCACTGCTGGGCCGAGTTCTACCTCCCCGGTTACGGATGGGTGCCCGTTGATCCGGCCGACGTCCGCAAGGCGATGCTGGTGGAGAACCTGAAGCTGGATGACGCGAAGACGAAGGAGTACCGGGAGTACTTCTGGGGGGGGATCGATCCCTGGCGGATTGCCCTTGCCGTGGGGCGCGACGTGATTCTCAACCCGCCCCAGGCGAACGCGCCCCTGAACACCTTCGGCTACCCCTATGCCGAGGTCGGCGGTCAGGCTGTCGATTCCTACGATCCGAAGAACTTCCGCTACACGATCACCTTCAAGGAGCGCTAGCTTCCGGAATCATCACCAATGGCGACAAAAAGGGGAGCCCCCGAGGGGGAGCTCCCTTTTTTCGTCTATGGTATCATGGCACGCAACAGTATTTTTTCAATCAGGCAGTGAGAGCCCCTGTGTGCCGGTTCGCTGCATGGGGTCACACCCTGAAGGCCCGGTTTCCTTGCGACATTAGCCAGCCAAAGAGGCGGCGCGGCATTTCGCAGAGGGGGAGCACTTCGTCAACTCCACCCCGGGCAATGGCTTCTTTGGGCATTCCAAAAACGACACAACTCTTTTCGTCCTGGGCAAAGGTGTAGGCGCCGGCTTCGCGCATTTCCAGCATGCCGGCGGCGCCGTCGTCTCCCATGCCGGTCAAGATGATCCCAACCGCATTTTTCCCCGCACAGTTGGCTGCCGACCGGAAGAGGACGTCCACCGACGGCCGGTGGCGGCTGACCGGAGGGCCGTCGGAAAGTTCTATCACGTAGTTGGCCCCGCTGCGGGCGAGGAGAATGTGCCGGTTTCCCGGTGCAATGTAGGCGTGGCCGGGGAGCACCCGTTCTCCGTGTTCCGCTTCCTTGACGCTGAGCCGGCAGAGGTTGTTCAGCCGCTGGGCAAAGGTGCGGGTAAAGGCTTCGGGCATGTGCTGGGTGATGAGGATGCCGGGGGCATCGTGGGGCATTGCCGCAAGGAATGTTTTCAGCGCTTCGGTGCCGCCGGTTGATGCGCCGATGGCGATGACCTTCTCGGTGGACGAAAAGGTCCGGTGGGTCACCGGGAGGACCACGTCGGCGGTGTTCTTCCGCTCCACGGATAAGTGAACATTGGGCGGCGGCTGCCGGATTTTGGCCTTGGCGGCGGTGCGGATCTTTTCCGTTATTTCAAGGGCATACTCCTGCATTCCCCGGCTGATGTCTATCTTCGGCTTGGTGACGAAGTCCACGGCCCCCAGTTCCAGCGCCCGGAGGGTGAGGAATGAGCTTTTCTCCGTGAGCGACGACACCATGAGCACCGGCATGGGGCGAAGGCGCATCAGTTTCTCCAGAAAGACCAGGCCGTCCATGCGGGGCATTTCCACGTCGAGGGTCAGGACGTCCGGGTTGAGTGCCTTGATCCTCTCCCGCGCCACGAGGGGGTCAGGGGCTGTCCCGACCACTTCCATGTCGGCCTGGCTATCGATGATGTCCGTCAGCAGGCTCCGGATGAGAGCCGAGTCGTCGACAATGAGAACTTTGATGGCCATGATTTCGTTCTTTCTGCGGATAACCGCTCAGACCGCATGGAGATAGCCGGTGCTATTGACTTCCGACGTCCGGTTGAATTCTGCATAGAGACTGGCAGAATCAGCCTGGGCAGTCATCCGGCATTCGTCGATCTGGTCAATGTTGTTAACGAGCGAGGCAACTACGCCGGCATCGAGGGCGCGAGATTCAGCCATCTCCTGCAGGATGGCGCGGGCGGTCTTTCGGGTCATCCCCGGCCGGTAGGGGCGGTCCTCAAGGAGGGCTGTGAAAACGTCGGCCACGGCAATTATGCGGGATCCCAGCGGCAGTTCGCCGCCGTTATAGTGGAACGGATACCCCCGTGAATCGATGCGCTCGTGGTGAAACGAGGCCCAAGTGCTGATCTCGTCCATGCCGCGAATGTTGCTCAGGGCCTGGTAGGTCCAGAAGGGATGCCTCTTTACCCGGTTGAACTCCTCCGGGGTCAGTTTCTCCGGCTTGTGAAGAATCTCCCGGGGGATGGTAAGCTTGCCGATGTCGTGGAGGTAGCCGGCAACCTTAATCATCTGCACGCCGCTTTCGGAGAAACTGTAGAGACGCGCCAGCGCCTCGGCGGTTCCTGCAACGCCGCTGGAGTGGGTGGCGGTGTAGCGGCAGCGGAAGTCAATCAGGTGGCTGAAGACCTTGCTCAGGTTCACCATGTTGTCGTAGTCGAGCTCGATGTTGACGAAACGAAGGTCGCTTACGACCGCCTGGGAGATGGTGGCAGACTCGAGGGTGAACCAGAAATACTCCCGTTCCGCCACTGCCAGAAAGGCGTCGACGTAGACCGGTACGAAGAGTTCGCCGGAGCCTTTGCGGATGTAGTTGCAGATGCCGCGCACCTGCCCGAGAATTTCCTCGTTCCAGTTGATGAGGCCGTCGATCTTCCCTGCCAGATATATGATCTGGGCCGGATGGAAGTTGCGTCCCCCCTGCAGCTCCTTTGCCCTGCCGTTGCCCCACGGGGTGTGGTGATGCCTGATAAGTTCGGCAACCTGGCGGAACGGTCTGAAATCGCGGATGAGGAGGTATCCCAGCTCCGAGTGCTTCATGACGAGGTGGGGTTCGGTTTCGTAGCCTGATTGGCAGGTTTCTTCCTTGAGAGAGAAGGAGCCGATGTCGTGGAGCACCCCGGCCAGCGTCAGCTCGTTCTGCTGCTCGCTCGAAAGCCCGAGTTCGCCGGCGAGGGTGCGGGCGATGTATGCCACCCGCATCTGGTGGGCGACTATCGCAGGACTCATCCACTCCATAACCTTGGAGAGACAGAGAATCATGTCGGAAAGAAGAACTTTCTGGGTAGTGAAGTGCATGATGGTCAACGTCCTGTGCTGTCGGTTTCCGGATCGATGGTGCTGCCTTCGATGGGGGCTGTACGGATCTGCCGGACAAAGGCGCGGCCCGTTGCCGGTGCGAAGTAGACCTTGCGCGGATACACGTCCCCAACATCCATCGCCGTTACCGGGATTCCCCGCTTGTGCAGGTACTGCATGGCAAATTCCGCATTCCGTTCCCCCACGTCGGTCATGCCGTTGATTACCCGGCCAGCGCCGAAGACCTTCGCCTCCAGATAGGGGAGCCTCCCCCCCAGGAGAATCAGGTGATCTATCAACAGATCCATGGCATGGGTTCCGTAGCGGGGCGACGGTAACGCGGCGGCGGTTTCGTCGCCCGGCAGCATGTAGTGGTTCATTCCTCCGATGCCGCTTACCCGGTCGCGGATACAGACCGACACGCAGGAACCGAGCACCGTGACGATCATGGTGTCGCTGCTGGTGGCATGGTATTCGCCCGGCAGGATCTTGACTGTCGGCTTGTCGAACATCCGGTCGTAGTAGGAGTTCTTCGCAAAAAATTTACTGGTGTGCATGGTTTCTCACTCCTTCCGGTCAAGAACGGCTGCCGGCATTGTGGAGGGGGCCGCCACGCACGGAGTAGACCGTCTTGCCGCGAACCTGGAAGAGGTCGGCGGCGTGGTGGAAGCTCTCCGAGTGCCCGGCGAAGAGGAGCCCGTCGTGGTGGAGCAGGGGGACGAATTTTTTCAGGATGCCGTACTGGGTTTCCTTGTCGAAATAGATCATCACATTGCGGCAGAAGATGGCGTCGAACCGCTCCCGCATGGGCCACTGGCGGTCCAGCAGGTTCAAGCGGCGAAAGGTGACGAGCTTCTGCAGTTCCGGCTTCACTTTCGCCAGGCCGGAGTTTTTCCCGTCGCCCCGGAGGAAGAAGCGTTGCCGTTGCCCGGTGGTAAGTTGCTCGAGCCGGTCGCGGCTGTAGATCCCCTGCCGTCCCCGGTCAAGGACGTTGGTGTCGATGTCCGTCGCCAGTATCCGCACCGGCGGGGAAAAGGTGTTGAAGCGCTCGACCACAGTCATGGCTATGGAATAGGGCTCCTCGCCGGTTGACGCGGCGCAGCACCAGATGGACAGGGGACGGCTGTCGCCGAGCCCCTTGAGGTGCTCCCCCAGGATCGGGAAGTGGTGGGGCTCCCGGAAGAAGGAGGTGAGGTTCGTGGTGAGGGCATTGACGAATGCTTCCTCTTCCCGGTGGTCGCCGTTTTCCAGGATGGCGAGGTAGTCGCCGAAGGAGGTAAGCCCCCTTGCCCGCAGGCGGCGGGCGAGGCGGCCGTAGACCAGATCCCGTTTGGCGGGGCTCAGGGCTATTCCCGCCGTGCGGTAGATAATCTCCCTCGCCCGGGCAAAGTCTTCGTCGGTGAACCGGAACTCGCGGAGATCCCTCGCAAGGGACTCCGCGTCGGTTCCTGTCTGCCGGGCTGTGGCGTGGTTGGGCATAGTGCCTGTTCCCCGAACCTACCTAGAATTCCTTCCAGTCGTCGTCATACCCCACGGCCTTGGGAAGCTCGGCTTCGTGGTGCTCCTGGGGGGCCGGCTTGTGGTAGCCGTTGGCGGCTTTGGTTTTGGGGACGGGTTTTGCCGCCGGGGTGGCTTTGGCTGCGGGGGCAACCCCGGTTGATGCCGGCCTGCGCTCCTTCTTCGGTGCGGCGCCGGCCCGGCCGCTGTCGATCAGCTTGAACCGGCTCACCGTGGATACCATGGCCTGGGCCTGGTCCTCCAGGGACTCGGCTGCCGCTGCCGCTTCTTCCACCAGGGCGGCGTTCTGCTGGGTCACATCGTCCATCTGGGTGATGGCGGTGTTCACCTGCTCGATGCCGTTGGACTGCTCAAGGGAGGCGGCGGAAATCTCGGCCATGATGTCGGCCACCCGCTTGATGCTGGTGACTATCTCCCGGGTGGTTTCCCCGGCCTCTTCCACCAGGCGGCTGCCGTCCTCCACCTTGGACACCGAGTCCTCGATGAGGCCCTTGATCTCCTTGGCCGCTGCGGCGCTGCGCTGGGCCAGGTTGCGCACCTCGCCGGCCACTACGGCGAAGCCGCGCCCCTGTTCGCCGGCCCGGGCCGCCTCCACCGCCGCGTTGAGGGCGAGGATGTTGGTCTGGAAGGCGATGCCGTCGATGACGCCGATGATGTCGGAAATCTTGCGGGAGCTTTGGGTGATGGCTCCCATGGTGTTCACTACCCGGCCGATGACATCGCCCCCCCGCTCGGCCACTTCGCTGGCGGTCATGGCCAGCTTGTTGGCCTGCTGGGCATTGTCGGCGTTCTGCTTCACGGTGGAGGTGAGCTCTTCCATGCTGGAGGCGGTCTCCTCCAGGGCCGAGGCCTGCTCTTCGGTACGCTGGGAGAGGTCGGCGTTGCCGGCCGAAATCTGCTCGGTGGCGCTGGCGATGGAGTCGGCGCCGGTGCGGACTTCGGAGACGATATGGGAGAGACTGTCGTTCATCTCCCGGAGCGCCTTGAGGAGCTGGCCGGTTTCGTCTTCGCTGGAGGACTTGATGGAGGCGGTCAGGTCGCCGGCTGCGATATGCTCGGATGCGGTGATGGCTTCGCCCAGGGCCTGCCGGATCCGGCGGGCCACGATGAAGGCGAAGGTGAAGATCGCAAGGGCGCAGACCAGGGTGGCGATGATGATCTGGATCTTCATGGCCATCACTTCCTTCTGCACGTCAT
The nucleotide sequence above comes from Geobacter benzoatilyticus. Encoded proteins:
- a CDS encoding CheR family methyltransferase, with amino-acid sequence MPNHATARQTGTDAESLARDLREFRFTDEDFARAREIIYRTAGIALSPAKRDLVYGRLARRLRARGLTSFGDYLAILENGDHREEEAFVNALTTNLTSFFREPHHFPILGEHLKGLGDSRPLSIWCCAASTGEEPYSIAMTVVERFNTFSPPVRILATDIDTNVLDRGRQGIYSRDRLEQLTTGQRQRFFLRGDGKNSGLAKVKPELQKLVTFRRLNLLDRQWPMRERFDAIFCRNVMIYFDKETQYGILKKFVPLLHHDGLLFAGHSESFHHAADLFQVRGKTVYSVRGGPLHNAGSRS
- a CDS encoding chemoreceptor glutamine deamidase CheD encodes the protein MHTSKFFAKNSYYDRMFDKPTVKILPGEYHATSSDTMIVTVLGSCVSVCIRDRVSGIGGMNHYMLPGDETAAALPSPRYGTHAMDLLIDHLILLGGRLPYLEAKVFGAGRVINGMTDVGERNAEFAMQYLHKRGIPVTAMDVGDVYPRKVYFAPATGRAFVRQIRTAPIEGSTIDPETDSTGR
- a CDS encoding methyl-accepting chemotaxis protein, translating into MKIKGFKDWKILSKILTISVATIALIVSGIMFYVLPLVEKKLMNEKMVATRNVVEVASDVIESYQAKVKSGEFTLEEAQKRAIESVKQIRYQGSEYFWINDLEPKMIMHPIKPELDGKSIGDQKDPNGKQIFVEMANVAKEKGEGTVDYQWAKPGASKPVDKISCVKLVKEWGWVVGSGIYVDDVQKEVMAMKIQIIIATLVCALAIFTFAFIVARRIRQALGEAITASEHIAAGDLTASIKSSSEDETGQLLKALREMNDSLSHIVSEVRTGADSIASATEQISAGNADLSQRTEEQASALEETASSMEELTSTVKQNADNAQQANKLAMTASEVAERGGDVIGRVVNTMGAITQSSRKISDIIGVIDGIAFQTNILALNAAVEAARAGEQGRGFAVVAGEVRNLAQRSAAAAKEIKGLIEDSVSKVEDGSRLVEEAGETTREIVTSIKRVADIMAEISAASLEQSNGIEQVNTAITQMDDVTQQNAALVEEAAAAAESLEDQAQAMVSTVSRFKLIDSGRAGAAPKKERRPASTGVAPAAKATPAAKPVPKTKAANGYHKPAPQEHHEAELPKAVGYDDDWKEF
- a CDS encoding transglutaminase-like domain-containing protein; its protein translation is MKSLFVAAVLTIAGAATAFGATSRAGVVTVDVDLSAQEKGKEVKLWLPYPVTDADQSITGISVSGDYAESGVYTDKANGTPILYARWNSDATSRKLSFAVAAERQEVVRRDFPKKETAWDPADYRQYLAPTSLGPIDGKVKKLADSITKGKKSVLEKARAIYDWTCDNTYRDPNTRGCGKGDVCALLPKPGGKCTDISSIFVALSRAAGVPSREIFGIRLGKKAEEDISTWQHCWAEFYLPGYGWVPVDPADVRKAMLVENLKLDDAKTKEYREYFWGGIDPWRIALAVGRDVILNPPQANAPLNTFGYPYAEVGGQAVDSYDPKNFRYTITFKER
- a CDS encoding protein-glutamate methylesterase/protein-glutamine glutaminase — translated: MAIKVLIVDDSALIRSLLTDIIDSQADMEVVGTAPDPLVARERIKALNPDVLTLDVEMPRMDGLVFLEKLMRLRPMPVLMVSSLTEKSSFLTLRALELGAVDFVTKPKIDISRGMQEYALEITEKIRTAAKAKIRQPPPNVHLSVERKNTADVVLPVTHRTFSSTEKVIAIGASTGGTEALKTFLAAMPHDAPGILITQHMPEAFTRTFAQRLNNLCRLSVKEAEHGERVLPGHAYIAPGNRHILLARSGANYVIELSDGPPVSRHRPSVDVLFRSAANCAGKNAVGIILTGMGDDGAAGMLEMREAGAYTFAQDEKSCVVFGMPKEAIARGGVDEVLPLCEMPRRLFGWLMSQGNRAFRV
- a CDS encoding HD-GYP domain-containing protein, producing the protein MHFTTQKVLLSDMILCLSKVMEWMSPAIVAHQMRVAYIARTLAGELGLSSEQQNELTLAGVLHDIGSFSLKEETCQSGYETEPHLVMKHSELGYLLIRDFRPFRQVAELIRHHHTPWGNGRAKELQGGRNFHPAQIIYLAGKIDGLINWNEEILGQVRGICNYIRKGSGELFVPVYVDAFLAVAEREYFWFTLESATISQAVVSDLRFVNIELDYDNMVNLSKVFSHLIDFRCRYTATHSSGVAGTAEALARLYSFSESGVQMIKVAGYLHDIGKLTIPREILHKPEKLTPEEFNRVKRHPFWTYQALSNIRGMDEISTWASFHHERIDSRGYPFHYNGGELPLGSRIIAVADVFTALLEDRPYRPGMTRKTARAILQEMAESRALDAGVVASLVNNIDQIDECRMTAQADSASLYAEFNRTSEVNSTGYLHAV